In Deltaproteobacteria bacterium, a single window of DNA contains:
- a CDS encoding SDR family NAD(P)-dependent oxidoreductase: protein MFRPRLRLDGRTALVTGAASGLGRRLATDLFHTHRCRLILVDRDEAGLHSLAAELEGQTTPGNGPRVTWLTADTTDDDALRRLAEHPGTSALDILVNCAGVLYAGPFESMPLGAFERVIDINLMGTVRVTRALLPNLLRGVDPVLVNVASAAGLAGAPGMCAYATSKFGVVGFSESLRAEL from the coding sequence ATGTTCCGCCCGCGACTGCGGCTCGACGGCAGAACGGCGCTCGTCACCGGCGCGGCGTCCGGACTCGGCCGGCGACTGGCGACCGATCTGTTCCACACGCACCGCTGCCGTTTGATCCTCGTCGATCGCGACGAGGCCGGATTGCATTCGCTCGCCGCCGAACTGGAAGGCCAAACGACGCCCGGAAATGGCCCGCGCGTCACGTGGCTGACGGCGGACACGACCGACGACGACGCTCTGCGCCGTCTCGCCGAGCACCCGGGAACGTCGGCCCTCGACATCCTCGTCAACTGCGCGGGCGTGCTCTACGCGGGGCCCTTCGAGTCCATGCCGCTGGGCGCATTCGAGCGCGTGATCGACATCAATCTGATGGGCACGGTGCGCGTGACGCGCGCGCTGTTGCCGAATCTCTTACGAGGCGTCGATCCCGTTCTCGTCAACGTCGCGTCCGCCGCGGGCCTCGCCGGCGCGCCGGGCATGTGCGCCTATGCCACGTCGAAATTCGGCGTCGTCGGGTTTTCCGAATCCCTGCGCGCGGAGCTCG
- a CDS encoding VCBS repeat-containing protein, with product MTKRRIIAAGIWFVLIAGAAFASNPNWPNGPDDDPRDAPPDDLNGAWELISYTPDDVLDTIRPEELGLPSGISADRAWQVTIGRPDIVIAVMDSGIYWDDSELIDKLLLNAGELPLPEGAEVYDTNGDGTVNVRDYDGDSRVYDANGNNRTDPGDFIRIFSDGVDDDGNGYIDDICGWDFFWNDTDAEDETRAGHGRGEMRWSAGKANNGGGGLGTCPRCMILPLRVSDDFAGNVVHVDEAAVYAVDNGVSVLQHANGTVNATDATRAAVDYAYESGVAWIGAMNDENSMHNNYPSALPRIVNVKAVVHDTQSRSDATSFLRHNNCSGYGPRTTVSASHGSCSSGATGITSGVAGLLYSRARDLELDPPISPNEIKQLLSMTADDIDIPESMTDPELMPSQPGWEWSFGYGRVNARSAVDRVGEQTMPPEAEIVSPTWFDYFDPLTSPTIDVRGFADAARANSFAWELQVAPGAEPLADEFSSLCSEDGLTLAVDGALCTVNASALGVDAEADPTDKNRYSFTLRLVVTDNLGNVGEDRKIAYLRRDPDTLPSFPKFLGSSLESSVQLADLDGDGAYEIVAAGSDGTVHAFRGDGSEAVGWPVRTPRREYLDADLASNHLGAPAYAGGDVSDDFRHSVMGAPAVGYLDHNDDLPSVVVTTMDGAICAWDGAGVPRAGFPVYFDPQYVNARAVRERLEYGAFSAPVLADLDGDEEFEIIVAAMDRYLYVWRENGQMLPGFPVRVNDPEGTAPARIVSTPAVGDLDGDGTLEIVVGTNERDDNLGRTYAIHHDGNLNPDGPFVAGWPVRFESPAIILLPYVGEGTPTSPVLADLDGDGTLEVATNSGVSMPMLYGHDGTLENIFLTLPFGPGSDSVDFLGAVAMNFLAFGNLDSHPRPELLSSGASLGFGLALADGGVRYPFDAVVYAFNTGALKFILPDFPRAGEDWFFLNAPSVVDLTGDGDAEIIIGSGGYMIHAWDRHGDEPPGWPKFTGGWNVASPSVGDVDGDGDLDVVVGTREGWLYAWGTTASAATPIESKGFHHDERNTGNYHTPIPTQDGPATTTTVTTSTTTTTTYPPGDDDTTDDDNAADDDAADDDTEPTPGPTYMTDDEVFERTACCGG from the coding sequence ATGACGAAACGGCGCATCATCGCCGCGGGGATTTGGTTCGTGCTCATCGCCGGCGCGGCGTTCGCCTCGAATCCCAACTGGCCCAACGGCCCGGACGACGACCCGCGCGACGCGCCGCCCGACGACCTGAACGGCGCGTGGGAACTCATCAGCTACACCCCCGACGACGTGCTCGACACGATCCGCCCCGAGGAACTCGGCTTGCCGTCCGGCATCAGCGCCGACCGCGCGTGGCAGGTCACGATCGGCCGCCCCGATATCGTGATCGCCGTCATGGATTCCGGCATTTATTGGGACGACTCGGAGCTGATCGACAAGCTGCTGCTCAACGCGGGCGAGCTGCCGCTGCCGGAAGGCGCCGAGGTCTACGACACGAACGGCGACGGCACGGTCAACGTCCGCGACTACGACGGCGATTCGCGCGTGTACGACGCCAACGGCAACAACCGAACGGACCCGGGCGACTTCATCCGCATCTTCTCGGACGGCGTGGACGACGACGGCAACGGGTACATCGACGATATCTGCGGCTGGGATTTTTTCTGGAACGACACCGACGCCGAGGACGAAACCCGCGCGGGCCACGGGCGCGGCGAGATGCGCTGGTCCGCGGGCAAGGCCAACAACGGCGGCGGAGGACTCGGTACGTGCCCGCGCTGCATGATCCTGCCGCTGCGCGTTTCCGACGACTTCGCGGGCAACGTCGTGCACGTGGATGAAGCGGCCGTGTATGCGGTGGACAACGGCGTGAGCGTGCTCCAGCACGCCAACGGCACCGTGAACGCCACCGACGCCACGCGCGCCGCGGTGGATTACGCCTACGAGTCGGGCGTCGCGTGGATCGGCGCGATGAACGACGAAAACAGCATGCACAACAACTACCCGAGCGCCCTGCCCCGCATCGTGAACGTCAAGGCCGTCGTCCACGACACGCAAAGCCGCTCCGACGCCACGAGCTTCCTGCGTCACAACAACTGCTCGGGCTACGGACCGCGCACGACCGTCTCGGCGTCGCACGGCTCGTGCTCCAGCGGCGCGACGGGCATCACGTCGGGCGTTGCGGGGCTGCTGTACTCGCGCGCCCGGGATCTCGAACTCGATCCGCCTATATCGCCCAACGAGATCAAACAGCTCCTCTCGATGACGGCGGACGACATCGACATCCCCGAATCGATGACCGACCCCGAACTCATGCCCAGCCAGCCGGGGTGGGAGTGGTCCTTCGGCTACGGTCGGGTGAATGCGCGCTCCGCCGTCGATCGCGTCGGCGAGCAGACCATGCCGCCCGAGGCCGAGATCGTCTCGCCCACCTGGTTCGACTATTTCGATCCGCTCACCTCGCCAACGATTGACGTCCGCGGTTTCGCCGACGCGGCACGAGCGAACTCGTTTGCGTGGGAACTCCAGGTCGCGCCGGGCGCGGAGCCGCTCGCGGACGAATTCTCGTCGCTGTGCTCGGAAGACGGCCTGACGCTCGCGGTGGACGGCGCGTTGTGCACGGTGAACGCCTCCGCGCTGGGCGTGGATGCCGAGGCGGACCCGACGGACAAGAACCGCTACAGCTTCACGCTGCGTCTCGTGGTCACGGACAACCTGGGCAATGTGGGCGAGGACCGAAAAATCGCGTACCTGCGTCGCGATCCCGATACCCTGCCGTCGTTCCCGAAGTTCCTCGGCTCGTCGCTCGAAAGTTCGGTGCAGCTCGCCGACCTCGACGGCGACGGCGCGTACGAGATTGTCGCGGCCGGCAGCGACGGCACCGTGCACGCGTTTCGCGGCGACGGGTCCGAAGCCGTCGGCTGGCCCGTGCGCACGCCGCGCCGCGAATACCTCGACGCGGACCTCGCGTCGAATCATCTCGGGGCGCCCGCTTATGCCGGGGGGGATGTGTCCGACGACTTCCGTCACTCGGTCATGGGCGCGCCGGCGGTGGGGTATCTCGATCACAACGACGATTTGCCAAGCGTGGTCGTGACGACCATGGACGGCGCGATCTGCGCGTGGGACGGTGCGGGCGTGCCTCGCGCGGGATTCCCGGTGTACTTCGACCCGCAATACGTGAACGCGCGCGCCGTGCGCGAGCGGCTGGAGTACGGCGCGTTTTCGGCGCCGGTGCTGGCCGATCTCGACGGCGACGAGGAATTCGAGATCATCGTCGCGGCGATGGACCGCTACCTCTATGTCTGGCGCGAGAACGGCCAAATGCTGCCGGGCTTCCCCGTGCGTGTGAACGATCCCGAGGGCACGGCCCCCGCGCGCATCGTGTCCACACCGGCGGTGGGCGACCTGGACGGCGACGGCACGCTCGAAATCGTCGTCGGCACCAACGAGCGCGACGACAATCTCGGTCGTACCTACGCGATCCATCACGATGGCAACCTGAATCCCGACGGACCTTTCGTGGCCGGCTGGCCCGTGCGTTTCGAGTCGCCCGCCATCATCCTGCTGCCCTACGTCGGCGAGGGCACGCCGACGAGCCCCGTATTGGCCGATCTCGACGGTGACGGCACGCTCGAGGTCGCCACCAATTCCGGCGTCTCGATGCCGATGCTCTACGGCCACGATGGAACGCTCGAAAACATCTTCCTCACGCTTCCCTTCGGACCCGGTTCGGACTCGGTCGATTTCCTCGGCGCGGTCGCGATGAATTTCCTCGCATTCGGAAACCTCGACAGTCACCCGCGACCGGAGCTGTTGTCCTCCGGCGCATCGCTGGGCTTCGGCCTCGCGCTCGCCGACGGCGGCGTGCGATATCCCTTCGACGCGGTCGTTTATGCGTTCAATACCGGCGCGCTCAAATTCATCCTCCCCGACTTTCCGCGCGCGGGCGAAGACTGGTTCTTTCTCAACGCGCCGTCCGTCGTCGATCTGACCGGCGATGGCGACGCCGAGATCATCATCGGCTCCGGCGGCTATATGATCCACGCGTGGGACCGTCACGGCGACGAGCCGCCCGGCTGGCCGAAATTCACGGGGGGCTGGAACGTGGCGTCGCCGTCGGTGGGCGATGTGGACGGAGACGGCGACCTCGATGTCGTCGTCGGGACGCGCGAGGGCTGGCTTTATGCATGGGGCACGACCGCGAGCGCCGCGACGCCGATCGAGTCCAAGGGTTTCCACCACGACGAACGAAATACCGGCAATTATCACACGCCCATTCCGACGCAGGACGGTCCGGCTACGACTACGACGGTGACGACCTCAACGACGACCACGACGACGTATCCGCCCGGCGACGACGACACGACGGATGACGACAACGCGGCGGACGACGACGCGGCCGATGACGACACGGAGCCGACGCCCGGCCCGACCTACATGACCGACGACGAAGTGTTCGAACGAACCGCCTGCTGCGGCGGCTAG
- a CDS encoding gamma carbonic anhydrase family protein: MFIRPFQGKKPHLAADVFVAPGAVVIGNVTIGEGSSVWYNTVIRGDEGAVTIGRRTNIQDLSMLHMTGGRSTLTIGDEVTVGHRVILHGCTIGDRCLIGMGAVIMDNAVIGEGSIVAAGAVVLENMIVPPRSLVVGMPAKVKKTLGPDEGELFHFPVTAAHYRERAEQHRELQEP; the protein is encoded by the coding sequence ATGTTCATCCGGCCATTTCAGGGCAAGAAACCGCACCTGGCCGCCGACGTCTTCGTCGCGCCGGGTGCGGTCGTGATCGGCAACGTGACAATCGGCGAAGGATCGAGCGTCTGGTACAACACCGTGATCCGCGGCGACGAGGGCGCGGTGACGATCGGCCGGCGCACGAACATCCAGGACCTGTCGATGCTGCACATGACCGGCGGGCGCTCGACGCTCACGATCGGCGACGAGGTGACGGTGGGCCACCGCGTCATCCTGCACGGCTGCACGATCGGCGATCGATGCCTCATCGGCATGGGCGCGGTCATCATGGACAACGCGGTGATCGGCGAGGGATCGATCGTCGCCGCGGGCGCGGTGGTGCTCGAAAACATGATCGTGCCGCCGCGCTCCCTCGTCGTCGGCATGCCCGCCAAAGTGAAAAAGACGCTTGGCCCGGACGAGGGCGAGCTCTTTCACTTCCCCGTGACCGCGGCCCACTACCGCGAGCGCGCCGAGCAGCATCGCGAGCTGCAGGAACCCTGA
- a CDS encoding trypsin-like peptidase domain-containing protein: MKRWMTILGCAAIALAASACFSITTSSSGSPGGGGQTTPTGGATTQARGLGANAPAKPWTDAGRSGGKPVAVDSRTYVEIAERVNPAIVSIFTTTDLRVGIGDPLGFFRVPVPDYDMQATSLGTGFFISEDGFLLTNAHVVAKADDVHVYLHENSEAHAARVIGVDPVADLALLKVDSDDKLPYLRLTDSDRVERGEIVVAIGNPFGLDYTITTGVISAKNRVLSAGSRRGLYEDYLQTSAQINPGNSGGPLMDLHGDVVGINTAIIAGAQGIGFAIPSNLVKDLLPTLAKNGRVTRGYPGLGLADLNPALAKKFGANSTTGAMVVSLDANGPAAQAGVQRGDVIVAVNGEAVQNAREASRRITAVEVGQWIDLDLTRRGASVGAKFRPVTRGK, translated from the coding sequence ATGAAGCGATGGATGACGATCCTGGGCTGCGCCGCGATCGCGTTGGCGGCGAGCGCGTGTTTTTCGATCACGACCAGCAGCTCCGGCTCTCCGGGCGGCGGAGGCCAGACCACGCCGACGGGCGGCGCGACGACGCAGGCGCGGGGTCTGGGGGCGAACGCGCCCGCGAAGCCCTGGACCGACGCGGGGAGAAGCGGCGGCAAGCCCGTGGCGGTCGATTCGCGCACCTATGTCGAGATCGCCGAACGCGTGAATCCGGCCATCGTCAGCATCTTCACCACCACCGACCTGCGCGTGGGCATCGGCGACCCGCTGGGCTTCTTTCGCGTGCCCGTCCCCGATTACGACATGCAGGCCACGTCGCTGGGCACGGGCTTCTTCATCAGCGAGGACGGCTTCTTGCTGACCAACGCGCACGTGGTGGCCAAGGCCGACGACGTGCACGTGTATCTGCACGAAAACTCCGAAGCCCACGCCGCGCGCGTGATCGGCGTCGATCCGGTCGCCGACCTCGCGCTGCTCAAGGTCGATTCCGACGACAAGTTGCCCTACCTTCGGCTCACCGATTCCGACCGCGTGGAGCGCGGCGAGATCGTCGTCGCGATCGGCAATCCCTTCGGGCTCGACTACACGATCACGACCGGCGTGATCTCCGCGAAAAACCGCGTGCTCTCGGCGGGCAGCCGCCGCGGGCTGTACGAGGACTACTTGCAGACGAGCGCGCAGATCAACCCGGGCAACTCGGGCGGGCCGCTGATGGACCTGCACGGCGACGTGGTCGGCATCAACACCGCCATCATCGCGGGCGCGCAGGGCATCGGGTTCGCGATCCCGTCGAATCTCGTGAAGGATCTGCTGCCCACGCTCGCGAAAAACGGGCGCGTGACGCGCGGGTATCCGGGACTCGGACTCGCGGACCTCAACCCCGCCCTCGCAAAAAAATTCGGCGCGAATTCGACGACCGGCGCCATGGTCGTCTCGCTCGATGCGAACGGACCCGCCGCGCAGGCGGGCGTGCAGCGCGGCGACGTCATCGTCGCGGTCAACGGCGAGGCGGTGCAAAACGCCCGCGAGGCATCCCGGCGCATCACCGCGGTCGAGGTCGGCCAATGGATCGATCTTGATCTCACGCGGCGCGGCGCTTCGGTCGGCGCGAAGTTCCGGCCCGTCACGCGCGGCAAGTGA
- a CDS encoding type II toxin-antitoxin system HicB family antitoxin: MRQVVMTRGEDGFWVVEVPSLPGCVSQGQSRDEALANVRDAIAAYVEVLREDGLPVPEERFDTLVVAV; the protein is encoded by the coding sequence ATGCGGCAGGTCGTGATGACTCGCGGCGAGGACGGATTCTGGGTGGTCGAGGTCCCGTCGCTGCCCGGGTGCGTTTCTCAGGGGCAAAGCCGGGACGAGGCGCTGGCGAACGTGCGCGATGCCATCGCGGCGTACGTCGAGGTTCTGCGCGAGGACGGCCTCCCGGTTCCGGAGGAGCGTTTCGACACGCTGGTCGTCGCGGTATGA
- a CDS encoding type II toxin-antitoxin system HicA family toxin, producing MPSRRTSRFCARTASRFRRSVSTRWSSRYEPSTPRCVGARRVRTLQKNGFRFRRQTGSHIILRRDEPPTMVTVPHHKVLDRGTLRAIIRQSGLTVDEFLAAL from the coding sequence ATGCCATCGCGGCGTACGTCGAGGTTCTGCGCGAGGACGGCCTCCCGGTTCCGGAGGAGCGTTTCGACACGCTGGTCGTCGCGGTATGAGCCCTCCACTCCCCGTTGTGTCGGGGCAAGACGCGTTCGCACGCTGCAAAAAAACGGATTTCGATTTCGGCGCCAGACCGGCAGCCATATCATCCTCAGGCGCGACGAGCCGCCGACCATGGTCACGGTCCCCCATCACAAGGTTCTGGATCGGGGGACGCTTCGGGCCATCATTCGCCAATCAGGACTGACGGTGGACGAATTTCTCGCCGCGTTGTGA